A window of the Lepisosteus oculatus isolate fLepOcu1 chromosome 14, fLepOcu1.hap2, whole genome shotgun sequence genome harbors these coding sequences:
- the LOC138242660 gene encoding histone H4-like: MSGRGKGGKGLRKGGAKRHRKVLRDNIQGITKPAIRSLARRGGVKRISRLNYEETRGVLKVFLENVTYTEHAKHAKRNTVTAMDVVYALKRQGRTLYGFGG; encoded by the coding sequence ATGTCTGGAAGAGGCAAAGGCGGAAAGGGACTCAGGAAAGGAGGTGCTAAGCGTCACCGTAAGGTTCTCCGCGACAACATCCAGGGAATCACCAAGCCCGCAATCCGCAGCCTGGCTCGCCGTGGGGGAGTGAAGCGGATCTCCAGGCTGAACTACGAGGAGACCCGCggggtgctgaaggtgttcctggagaacgTCACCTACACCGAGCACGCCAAGCACGCCAAGAGGAATACCGTCACTGCCATGGACGTGGTGTATGCGCTGAAGCGCCAGGGCCGCACCCTGTACGGCTTCGGAGGCTAA